A window of Syntrophales bacterium contains these coding sequences:
- the ispE gene encoding 4-(cytidine 5'-diphospho)-2-C-methyl-D-erythritol kinase → MRRLSPAKVNLHLKVLRKRPDGYHDLQTLMQPITLFDELRFVKRKKGIQLKCLNSNLPTDRNNLVYRAAELILSHSGWPFGVEIDLVKRIPVAAGLGGGSSNAATTLLTINEMINNRWNTEELMKMGAMLGADVPFFVLGKTAWALGIGDELIPCEECPFIYYLLINPGFPLSTALVYEKLNLGLTNRRIHYSIPRFLRWEDIISGLSNDLEDVSIKMYPIIGKLKELLMDHGALGTLMTGSGPTVFGIFDREEALEKARKELINKVTGQVYTASSLKIDTQVH, encoded by the coding sequence ATGAGAAGATTATCTCCCGCTAAGGTTAATCTCCACCTGAAAGTGCTCCGTAAAAGACCAGATGGTTACCATGATCTTCAAACCTTAATGCAACCAATAACTCTTTTCGATGAATTAAGATTTGTTAAACGCAAAAAAGGTATACAACTCAAATGTCTCAATTCCAATCTCCCCACAGACAGAAACAACTTGGTATACAGGGCAGCAGAATTAATACTCTCACACTCAGGTTGGCCCTTCGGAGTAGAAATCGATCTGGTAAAAAGGATACCCGTTGCAGCAGGTCTAGGAGGTGGAAGTTCAAATGCAGCAACAACACTCCTTACAATTAACGAAATGATAAACAACCGTTGGAATACGGAAGAACTCATGAAAATGGGAGCTATGTTAGGGGCAGATGTACCTTTTTTTGTGCTTGGAAAAACAGCATGGGCTTTAGGCATAGGAGACGAGCTAATACCCTGTGAAGAATGTCCCTTTATCTATTATCTTCTCATAAACCCAGGATTTCCCCTATCAACCGCCCTAGTCTACGAAAAACTCAATTTGGGATTGACAAACAGAAGAATCCATTATAGCATTCCTCGGTTCTTGAGATGGGAGGATATAATTAGTGGACTGAGCAATGATTTAGAGGACGTATCTATTAAAATGTATCCCATTATTGGTAAATTAAAAGAACTTCTGATGGACCATGGAGCTTTGGGGACGCTTATGACAGGAAGTGGACCCACGGTTTTTGGTATATTTGACAGGGAAGAAGCCTTGGAAAAAGCAAGAAAAGAACTGATAAACAAAGTTACAGGTCAAGTATACACAGCGTCGTCATTAAAAATAGATACTCAAGTGCACTGA
- a CDS encoding DUF1844 domain-containing protein: MEEDKKGFVVKDRRILTESGELKEEAKSKSQEEDQQREKVEGAAEEEKDQHFPEVTFSNFILSLSTTAMYHFGDFTDATGKASQRNLAAAKHIIDTLAMLKEKTEGNLESNEKHLLDDLLFELRMRYVRETSKK; the protein is encoded by the coding sequence ATGGAAGAGGACAAAAAGGGTTTTGTAGTAAAGGATAGGAGAATTTTAACTGAATCGGGTGAGCTCAAAGAAGAAGCAAAATCTAAATCGCAGGAGGAGGATCAGCAGCGAGAGAAAGTAGAGGGTGCTGCTGAAGAAGAGAAAGATCAGCACTTCCCAGAAGTTACCTTTTCTAACTTCATCCTCTCCCTGAGCACAACAGCTATGTACCACTTTGGAGATTTTACAGATGCAACGGGTAAAGCGAGTCAGCGTAACCTTGCGGCTGCAAAACACATAATTGATACCTTAGCGATGCTCAAAGAGAAAACAGAGGGGAATCTGGAGAGCAATGAAAAGCATTTACTTGATGACCTCTTGTTCGAATTGAGGATGCGATATGTTAGAGAAACCTCAAAAAAATGA
- the htpX gene encoding zinc metalloprotease HtpX — translation MNSLRTALLLGALTGLLIIIGGVVGGKNGVIIAFIFATIMNFGAYWFSDRIVLSMYDAQEVSEVEAPELYDIVRTLALRAGLPMPRVYIIPSDTPNAFATGRNPQHAVVAVTEGILRLLNREELEGVIGHELTHIKNLDILIGSIAATIAGAIVMLANMAQWAAIFGGMSRSDEDEHPGGIIGLILTAILAPIAATIIQMAISRSREYMADEGGARITGKPYALASALEKLAYASQVNPMNANPSTAHMFIVNPLTGRSLMHLFSTHPPIEERIARLRAMRAMF, via the coding sequence ATGAACTCACTGCGCACCGCCTTGTTATTAGGAGCCCTTACAGGACTTCTAATTATAATCGGTGGAGTGGTAGGTGGTAAAAATGGCGTAATTATCGCTTTTATATTTGCCACCATCATGAACTTCGGAGCATACTGGTTCTCCGATCGCATCGTCCTTAGTATGTACGACGCCCAAGAGGTGTCAGAGGTGGAAGCACCAGAACTTTACGATATAGTTAGAACATTAGCTCTTCGCGCAGGCCTACCCATGCCCCGCGTATACATCATACCCTCAGATACACCAAATGCATTTGCCACAGGTAGGAATCCACAACACGCGGTAGTTGCTGTTACCGAGGGTATACTTAGACTACTGAACCGTGAAGAACTGGAGGGTGTTATTGGTCACGAGTTAACACACATCAAGAACCTCGATATCCTCATCGGTTCCATAGCAGCAACAATTGCCGGCGCGATTGTGATGCTTGCAAATATGGCACAATGGGCTGCCATCTTCGGTGGAATGTCACGAAGTGACGAGGACGAACACCCAGGTGGAATTATAGGCTTGATTCTTACAGCAATACTCGCTCCTATCGCTGCCACTATTATCCAAATGGCCATTTCCCGTTCACGGGAATACATGGCTGATGAAGGAGGAGCACGGATCACTGGGAAACCTTATGCCTTGGCCTCAGCCCTTGAAAAACTGGCATATGCTTCACAAGTTAATCCCATGAATGCCAATCCCTCAACAGCTCATATGTTCATAGTGAATCCCCTTACCGGCCGCTCTCTAATGCACTTGTTCAGCACCCATCCACCCATTGAGGAAAGGATCGCTCGCTTACGCGCTATGAGAGCCATGTTCTGA
- the clpB gene encoding ATP-dependent chaperone ClpB, with amino-acid sequence MRFDKMTLKVQEGLQEAQNLASTYGHQAVDVEHLLLALINQREGIAVSILKKMGANIASIQDSLKKSLERIPRVEGPGTGQMYITSRLNRVLDAAMMEAARMKDEYVSVEHILLAVTDDKDSEAHRIFKREGITKEGLLKALVEIRGSQRITDPNPEDKYQALKRFSKDFNELAAKGAFDPVIGRDEEIRRILQVLSRRTKNNPVLIGEPGVGKTAIVEGLAQRIVNGDVPENLKNKRIIGLDIGALVAGAKYRGEFEDRLKAVLKEIVDSHGEIILFIDEIHTVVGAGAAEGSVDASNMMKPALARGELRCIGATTLNEYRKYIEKDPALERRFQPILVREPTVEDTIAILRGLKERYELHHGVRIKDAAIIAAATLSNRYISDRFLPDKAVDLIDEAASRLRIELDSLPAEIDAVERKITQLEIERQSLLKETDQTALERRKKIEAELEELRRSMEEMKIHWAKEKECIKRIQEIRSEIEKLKIEEQNAQREGDLAKAAEIRYGKLIELNKAMEEEQRKLAEIQKDHRMLKEEVDAEDVAEVVAKWTGIPVAKMMESDVEKLLHMEERLSQRVIGQDEGIAAVSSALRRARSGLQDPNRPIGSFIFLGPTGVGKTELARALAEFMFDNEQAMIRIDMSEYMEKHAVARLIGAPPGYVGYEEGGYLTEAVRRRPYSVILFDEIEKAHPDVFNILLQILDDGRLTDGHGRTVDFKNTIVIMTSNIGSQWIQDPYLSEEEKRNRVFEILRATFKPEFLNRIDDIIMFRSLTEEDIGKIVDIQINLIKKRLEDRKISLELTPEAKNYIVSIGYNPVYGARPLKRALQKSVLDPLAKKILEGTIREGDNITIDVSNSGELTFNKNNLQ; translated from the coding sequence ATGCGTTTCGATAAAATGACACTAAAAGTTCAGGAAGGGTTACAAGAAGCCCAAAACTTAGCATCAACTTACGGTCATCAGGCTGTTGATGTAGAGCATTTACTTCTAGCTCTTATCAATCAGCGCGAAGGAATCGCTGTCTCCATACTAAAAAAAATGGGGGCAAACATAGCCTCAATCCAGGATTCCCTAAAAAAATCATTGGAAAGAATTCCCAGAGTTGAAGGTCCTGGAACGGGCCAAATGTACATTACTTCCCGACTGAACCGAGTACTCGACGCCGCTATGATGGAAGCTGCCCGCATGAAAGATGAGTACGTCAGTGTGGAACATATCCTGTTGGCAGTCACCGATGACAAGGATTCCGAAGCACATCGTATCTTCAAACGGGAAGGAATAACCAAAGAAGGTCTGCTGAAAGCCCTCGTGGAGATTAGAGGATCACAACGAATAACTGACCCGAATCCTGAGGATAAATATCAAGCCCTAAAGAGATTCTCTAAAGACTTCAACGAATTAGCTGCAAAGGGAGCTTTCGATCCTGTCATAGGTAGGGATGAAGAAATACGGAGGATCCTTCAGGTACTCTCTCGTAGAACAAAAAATAATCCTGTCCTGATAGGAGAGCCAGGAGTTGGGAAAACCGCGATAGTAGAAGGACTGGCACAACGCATCGTAAACGGAGATGTTCCAGAAAATCTTAAGAATAAACGCATAATCGGTTTGGATATCGGTGCGCTTGTCGCTGGGGCAAAGTACCGGGGTGAATTCGAAGACCGACTGAAAGCAGTTCTCAAAGAAATTGTAGATTCTCATGGAGAAATTATTCTTTTCATTGATGAAATCCATACAGTAGTGGGTGCAGGTGCCGCCGAAGGATCGGTAGATGCCTCAAACATGATGAAACCAGCTCTTGCAAGAGGGGAGTTGCGTTGCATCGGTGCAACCACACTAAACGAATATCGAAAATACATAGAGAAAGACCCGGCACTTGAGAGGAGATTTCAGCCCATCCTAGTCAGGGAACCAACGGTTGAAGACACCATAGCAATACTACGGGGTCTTAAAGAACGCTATGAGTTGCACCACGGTGTCCGAATAAAGGACGCGGCCATAATAGCTGCAGCCACTCTTTCAAACAGATACATAAGTGATCGTTTTCTACCGGACAAAGCAGTGGATCTCATAGATGAAGCAGCTTCTCGTCTAAGAATAGAGCTGGACAGTTTACCTGCAGAAATAGATGCAGTGGAAAGAAAGATCACACAGCTCGAAATTGAACGGCAATCTCTATTGAAGGAAACAGATCAAACGGCTCTCGAAAGACGTAAAAAGATAGAAGCAGAGTTGGAAGAACTACGTCGTTCAATGGAGGAAATGAAAATCCATTGGGCAAAGGAGAAGGAATGCATAAAGCGTATCCAGGAAATACGAAGCGAGATTGAAAAACTTAAGATAGAGGAACAAAATGCCCAAAGAGAAGGTGATCTGGCGAAAGCAGCAGAAATTCGTTACGGAAAACTAATCGAACTGAACAAGGCCATGGAGGAAGAGCAAAGAAAATTAGCTGAAATCCAGAAAGACCATCGCATGCTTAAAGAAGAGGTAGACGCGGAAGATGTAGCTGAAGTGGTTGCTAAATGGACAGGTATACCTGTTGCGAAAATGATGGAAAGCGACGTTGAAAAACTGCTCCACATGGAAGAGCGGTTAAGTCAACGTGTAATAGGCCAGGATGAGGGAATTGCAGCTGTCTCAAGCGCGCTAAGAAGAGCCAGATCGGGTCTCCAAGATCCCAATAGACCCATTGGTTCTTTCATCTTCCTCGGACCAACAGGTGTAGGAAAAACGGAACTCGCCAGGGCCCTGGCAGAATTCATGTTCGACAATGAGCAGGCAATGATCAGAATTGACATGTCAGAATACATGGAAAAACACGCAGTTGCCCGACTGATAGGAGCACCACCTGGCTACGTTGGTTACGAAGAAGGAGGATACCTAACCGAAGCGGTGCGCCGTCGTCCTTATTCCGTCATCCTTTTCGACGAAATAGAAAAAGCTCATCCCGATGTTTTTAATATCCTTCTCCAAATACTGGATGACGGGCGTTTAACGGACGGACACGGTCGCACAGTGGATTTTAAAAATACCATTGTAATCATGACATCCAATATAGGCAGCCAATGGATTCAGGATCCTTACCTTAGTGAAGAGGAAAAAAGAAACAGAGTTTTTGAAATCCTCCGCGCGACGTTTAAACCGGAATTCCTAAATAGGATAGACGACATCATAATGTTCCGCTCATTAACCGAAGAAGATATAGGTAAAATCGTTGATATCCAGATCAACCTCATAAAAAAGCGCTTGGAAGACAGGAAAATTTCCCTAGAATTGACACCAGAGGCAAAAAATTATATTGTTAGCATAGGGTATAACCCAGTATACGGGGCTCGACCCTTAAAAAGGGCCCTTCAAAAATCTGTTCTCGATCCTTTAGCCAAAAAGATACTGGAAGGGACCATACGTGAGGGTGATAATATAACTATAGATGTTTCGAACTCCGGTGAACTGACATTCAACAAAAATAACTTACAATAA
- a CDS encoding diadenylate cyclase: MNDINRVMIESACQIAQTIEARALLMYADAADNLSLSLDGSQGYELILITKDNKLPEKFKGRCTTIQVPNLTLTRVGQIKIAIVKGISTGLFKKGDKIVCLSGVPRFGYVDSLFVIDVGKEFEFLITEYFTDVTEEVYPEVFSAVLNLALELAAQGREGRKVGTIFVIGDHDRVLQLSRQMIMNPFHGYTEMERNIVNPELKGTIKEFAALDGAFIIKNDGTIITAGRHLSAALDSKDFPQGLGSRHIAAAGITSVTKATAIVLSESSGNVSIFKNGKIVVSIEKPTE, translated from the coding sequence ATGAACGATATAAACCGGGTCATGATAGAGTCTGCGTGCCAGATAGCTCAAACTATTGAAGCACGGGCATTACTCATGTACGCTGATGCAGCGGACAACCTTTCATTAAGCTTAGATGGCTCTCAGGGATACGAACTCATCCTTATAACTAAGGATAACAAACTCCCTGAGAAATTTAAAGGGCGATGTACAACCATACAAGTACCAAATTTAACTCTCACCAGAGTAGGACAGATTAAAATAGCCATCGTCAAAGGTATCTCCACAGGTTTATTCAAAAAAGGAGATAAAATTGTTTGTCTAAGTGGTGTTCCCCGTTTTGGTTACGTGGACAGCCTATTCGTAATAGATGTAGGAAAAGAATTCGAATTTTTAATAACGGAGTACTTCACAGATGTGACAGAGGAAGTATACCCTGAAGTGTTCAGTGCTGTACTCAATCTCGCCCTTGAACTTGCTGCCCAGGGTAGGGAGGGACGTAAAGTGGGCACAATATTCGTAATTGGTGATCACGATCGCGTCCTACAACTCTCCCGGCAGATGATAATGAATCCATTTCACGGCTATACGGAGATGGAGAGAAACATAGTGAATCCCGAATTAAAAGGTACAATAAAAGAGTTTGCTGCACTGGATGGTGCCTTCATAATAAAAAACGATGGAACAATCATAACCGCTGGGCGACACCTAAGTGCAGCCCTGGACAGCAAAGACTTTCCCCAAGGTCTAGGAAGCCGTCATATAGCAGCTGCAGGAATTACGAGCGTAACTAAAGCAACAGCGATAGTTCTTTCTGAGTCATCAGGTAACGTTTCAATATTCAAGAATGGAAAAATTGTAGTAAGCATTGAAAAACCAACTGAGTAA
- the rpoH gene encoding RNA polymerase sigma factor RpoH, whose product MDLPVVTDTLDRYIEEINRFPILSAEEEFKLAVQFKRDHDMKAAEKLVVCNLRFVVKIAHEYRNYGVKLADLIQEGNIGLMHAVKKFDPYKGYRLISYAVWWIRAYIQNYIIKTWSIVKIGTTQAQRKLFFKINQAKKQLEELSRKNPEFGEIAETLGVKPIEIEEMDLRMSGRDLSLDAYIDEDGEVTHLDHLTYEGDDQETALIKREEMALVQRHIAGALAKLTEKERFIIEHRVMAENPMTLQEIGDHFHITRERVRQIEKQALKKLRLALPHLREEPPLLEG is encoded by the coding sequence TTGGATCTTCCAGTTGTAACCGATACGTTAGATCGGTACATTGAAGAGATCAACCGTTTTCCCATTCTAAGTGCGGAAGAAGAATTCAAGCTCGCTGTGCAATTTAAGAGGGATCACGACATGAAAGCTGCGGAGAAACTGGTGGTCTGCAATTTGCGGTTTGTTGTCAAGATCGCGCATGAGTACAGGAACTACGGGGTAAAGTTGGCGGATTTGATCCAAGAGGGTAATATCGGATTGATGCATGCCGTTAAGAAGTTTGATCCATACAAAGGTTATCGGTTGATTTCTTATGCTGTCTGGTGGATTCGGGCCTACATACAGAACTACATAATAAAGACATGGAGTATAGTGAAGATAGGTACCACACAGGCGCAAAGGAAATTATTTTTCAAGATCAACCAGGCGAAGAAGCAACTGGAAGAACTCTCTAGAAAAAATCCTGAATTTGGGGAAATAGCGGAGACATTGGGGGTAAAGCCTATAGAAATCGAGGAGATGGATCTCAGGATGAGTGGTCGCGATCTCTCATTGGATGCCTATATTGATGAGGATGGAGAGGTAACTCATTTGGATCATCTAACGTATGAGGGTGACGATCAGGAGACTGCACTGATAAAGCGGGAAGAAATGGCTTTGGTTCAACGGCACATAGCAGGAGCTTTGGCAAAGCTTACAGAGAAAGAGAGATTTATTATCGAACATAGGGTAATGGCTGAAAACCCTATGACGCTTCAGGAGATAGGTGACCACTTTCACATAACAAGGGAACGGGTCCGACAAATTGAAAAACAAGCATTAAAGAAGTTACGATTGGCCCTACCGCACTTAAGAGAGGAACCGCCACTTCTTGAAGGGTAG
- the dnaB gene encoding replicative DNA helicase gives MKRKKENSSGVKHRVPPQNIEAEQSVLGSILLDNKALYTVQEILTAKDFYRESHRKIFTAIQDLTERNEPVDLITLSNLLKDRNELDAVGGISYLSTLVDAVPSAANVDHYAKIVKEKAILRKLIDTATEILEKTYNADGDIEEVLDEAEHAIFEISEHKVRSSFTSLREIIKHSFITIENLSKRRELVTGIPTGFEKIDELTAGLQKSDLIIIAGRPSMGKTAFALNIAQYVAIEKGIPVAIFSLEMAKEQIAMRLLASTAKVDSHRLRKGFLGETDWPKLATAAGLLADAPIFIDDTPAITVLEMKAKARRLKAEQGLGLIILDYLQLMRSTGYKESREQEISEISRSLKALAKELNVPVIALSQLNRKVEDRTNRRPQMADLRESGAIEQDADVIAFIYRDEVYNRSEDNPEKGIAEVIIAKQRNGPTGTIKLAFLEKFTSFENLARID, from the coding sequence ATGAAGAGAAAGAAAGAAAACTCATCAGGGGTCAAACATCGCGTTCCACCGCAGAATATAGAAGCAGAGCAGTCGGTTTTAGGTAGCATCTTGCTGGATAACAAAGCATTGTACACTGTTCAGGAAATTCTAACAGCCAAAGATTTCTACAGAGAGTCACATAGGAAAATCTTCACTGCAATCCAAGATCTAACGGAAAGAAACGAACCAGTTGATCTTATTACTTTGAGCAATTTACTTAAGGACAGAAATGAACTAGATGCTGTTGGAGGTATTTCATACCTCTCCACTCTTGTCGACGCCGTTCCTTCAGCGGCAAACGTTGATCACTACGCAAAAATAGTGAAAGAAAAGGCTATTCTGAGAAAGCTCATAGATACAGCAACGGAGATTCTCGAAAAAACATACAATGCTGATGGCGACATCGAAGAGGTTTTGGATGAAGCAGAGCACGCCATCTTCGAAATATCAGAACACAAAGTGAGATCGTCTTTCACTTCATTGCGAGAGATCATTAAGCACAGTTTCATAACGATTGAAAATTTGAGCAAAAGAAGAGAGCTTGTAACCGGTATCCCAACTGGTTTTGAAAAAATAGACGAACTGACAGCAGGTTTACAAAAGTCAGATCTCATAATTATAGCGGGTCGACCAAGCATGGGTAAAACGGCTTTTGCCTTGAACATAGCACAGTACGTAGCAATCGAGAAAGGTATTCCCGTGGCTATATTCTCTCTGGAAATGGCAAAAGAACAAATAGCTATGAGGCTACTGGCCTCGACAGCAAAAGTTGATTCTCACAGACTTCGCAAGGGATTTCTCGGTGAAACAGATTGGCCAAAACTGGCTACAGCTGCTGGTCTTCTGGCGGATGCCCCAATTTTCATTGATGATACTCCAGCGATAACAGTGTTGGAGATGAAGGCAAAGGCTAGGCGACTGAAAGCAGAACAAGGATTAGGTCTGATCATTTTAGACTATCTACAACTCATGAGATCAACTGGATACAAAGAATCGCGAGAGCAGGAAATATCTGAAATCAGTAGATCTTTGAAGGCCCTTGCAAAAGAATTAAACGTACCAGTTATTGCTCTTTCCCAACTTAACCGTAAAGTCGAAGACAGAACCAACAGAAGACCGCAAATGGCGGATCTTAGAGAGTCCGGCGCTATCGAACAAGACGCAGATGTTATAGCTTTTATATACCGTGATGAGGTCTACAACCGATCAGAGGATAATCCCGAAAAAGGTATAGCTGAAGTCATCATTGCAAAGCAGAGAAACGGCCCAACAGGAACTATCAAACTCGCTTTTCTCGAGAAGTTCACATCGTTCGAAAATCTAGCGCGTATTGACTGA
- the rplI gene encoding 50S ribosomal protein L9 codes for MKVILTRDVKGLGKSGEVINVSDGYARNFLFPKGLAREATLENVTQLQRERERTAQKEVRIRRIAEEKYKKIHGLTCYIPRRVGLQDKLYGSVNSKDIEKALQAQGVEIDRKSILLDEPIKSLGEFPVKIRIHPGITAEIKVVVTAEV; via the coding sequence ATGAAGGTTATACTGACAAGAGATGTAAAAGGCTTGGGAAAATCAGGCGAAGTGATAAATGTATCCGATGGGTACGCAAGAAATTTTCTCTTCCCTAAAGGTTTGGCTCGAGAAGCAACGTTGGAAAATGTTACCCAACTGCAACGGGAAAGAGAAAGGACAGCCCAAAAAGAGGTTAGAATCAGGAGAATTGCCGAGGAGAAATACAAAAAAATACACGGTCTTACATGTTATATTCCCCGTCGGGTTGGGTTACAGGATAAACTCTATGGTTCCGTAAATAGCAAAGACATAGAAAAAGCTTTGCAAGCTCAAGGTGTGGAAATTGATAGAAAATCCATCCTTCTGGATGAACCAATAAAAAGCTTGGGGGAATTTCCGGTCAAAATAAGGATACATCCAGGGATAACTGCAGAAATTAAAGTAGTTGTTACAGCGGAAGTATGA
- a CDS encoding YybS family protein: MNNAKKIAQALKTVLKNTLLLSLLTLTAIFVPLIGSFILVMIPLPIVLLFAKVGRTGGAITVTLAFLITHGISRTIAVSPLSFLPFIFFVSLGIVLSELFEKNLSIEKTTFLCSLFGFSALFLFILFYSYQTNTPPLEVVKGYIAATIKKSVDLYSRMDILPEQISQIKENTEEIITFLTYTSPALALISITLTVWLNIVSAREILIMNNLPSPSFGDLTKWKAPDWYVWFFIASGTCIILPTTTLKWVGINGLMICLMVYLIQGVAIIAYFFKTKNVPRILRYVFYMFLVFQQYLLIPVILLGLFDLWVNFRKHISSPDLQ; this comes from the coding sequence ATGAACAATGCAAAAAAAATAGCACAGGCTTTAAAAACTGTCTTAAAGAATACTTTACTTCTTTCCCTATTAACCCTAACAGCAATTTTTGTTCCCTTAATAGGATCATTTATACTGGTTATGATCCCGTTACCCATTGTCTTATTGTTTGCAAAAGTCGGTCGTACTGGCGGTGCGATTACAGTTACGCTCGCTTTTTTAATAACACATGGTATCTCTCGAACAATAGCTGTTTCCCCATTGTCCTTTTTACCTTTTATCTTTTTCGTGTCATTAGGGATCGTCCTTTCAGAGTTATTCGAAAAAAACCTAAGCATTGAAAAGACAACTTTCTTGTGCTCACTTTTTGGGTTCTCAGCATTGTTCCTTTTTATTCTATTCTACAGTTACCAAACAAACACCCCCCCACTAGAGGTAGTAAAAGGTTATATTGCCGCAACCATCAAGAAAAGTGTTGATCTCTACAGCCGTATGGACATCCTGCCGGAGCAGATTTCCCAAATAAAGGAAAACACTGAAGAAATAATTACTTTTCTAACCTACACATCACCGGCGCTTGCATTAATTAGCATAACTTTAACTGTATGGTTGAATATTGTATCTGCCAGAGAGATCCTTATCATGAATAATTTACCCAGTCCTTCGTTTGGAGACCTAACAAAATGGAAAGCCCCTGATTGGTATGTATGGTTTTTCATAGCAAGTGGAACGTGTATTATACTTCCCACAACCACTCTGAAATGGGTCGGGATAAATGGACTTATGATCTGTCTTATGGTATATTTAATTCAGGGGGTAGCAATAATCGCATATTTTTTCAAAACTAAAAATGTTCCACGTATCTTGAGGTATGTTTTTTACATGTTTCTCGTGTTCCAACAGTATTTGTTGATTCCGGTTATTCTGCTTGGCCTTTTCGATTTATGGGTGAATTTCCGAAAACATATTAGCAGCCCTGATCTGCAATAA
- the rpsR gene encoding 30S ribosomal protein S18, translating to MTNAKAAKQTKVQKKYFHRRKFCRFCTDSNIKIDYKNPTILKEFITERGKIMPRRITGNCAKHQRNLTVAIKRARILALLPFIIREG from the coding sequence GTGACCAACGCCAAAGCAGCGAAACAAACAAAAGTCCAAAAGAAGTATTTCCATAGGAGGAAATTCTGTCGCTTCTGTACGGATTCCAACATCAAGATAGATTATAAAAACCCTACCATTCTGAAAGAATTTATCACTGAACGAGGCAAGATTATGCCCCGGCGCATCACAGGTAACTGTGCCAAGCATCAGCGAAACCTAACTGTTGCTATAAAAAGAGCCAGGATCTTAGCACTGCTTCCTTTCATAATAAGGGAAGGCTGA
- the rpsF gene encoding 30S ribosomal protein S6, giving the protein MRRYETVFVINADLSDEEIQNIIDNYIGIIQEKKGVPINVERWGRKKLAYEIRKHLRGYYVLLDYAGQPIVPKELERNFKIDERILRFITVRTEDRFDSNSIQKDLSSNISEKTEPIGVKEEATIARVQQKTSPPLEG; this is encoded by the coding sequence TTGAGAAGGTACGAAACCGTTTTTGTTATTAACGCAGACCTTTCTGACGAAGAGATTCAAAACATAATTGATAACTATATTGGAATCATCCAAGAAAAAAAGGGGGTCCCCATTAATGTTGAACGATGGGGAAGGAAAAAATTGGCCTATGAAATTAGAAAGCATCTGAGGGGCTATTACGTATTATTGGACTATGCAGGTCAACCTATAGTTCCTAAGGAACTAGAAAGAAACTTTAAGATTGACGAACGGATACTCAGGTTCATCACAGTAAGAACAGAAGATCGCTTTGACAGTAACTCCATACAGAAAGATCTGTCGAGTAATATTTCGGAAAAGACTGAACCAATCGGCGTAAAAGAAGAAGCCACAATCGCTAGGGTTCAACAAAAAACATCTCCCCCGCTTGAAGGTTAA